The window CTTAATAATGAGTCCTCCGCGCTCTTATCCAACGGCAATAATTCGCGCCAGGAAGAATGCCCAGGTAGTCACAATCCCCCCTAAGAGGTAGTGAGCTACCCCAACAGCCCGACCCTGAGTGATGCTCAGTGCACGGGGCTGAATGGCTGGAGCAACCTTCAGCTTGTTGTGAGCCCAAACGATAGACTCAATCAGCTCCTGCCAGTAACCACGGCCACTAAACAAGAACATGAGGCTGAATGCCCAAACAAAGTGAGCACCCAGGAACAGCAAGCCATAGGCAGAGAGCGCTGAACCATAAGAGCCAATTACTTGAGAAGCTTGTGCCCACAGGAAGTCGCGCAACCAACCATTAATGGTGATGGCACTCGTTGCAAAATTGCCAGCGGTGATGTGAGAAACCGCTCCACTGTCAGAGACGGTGCCCCAAACATCGGACTGCATCTTCCAGCTAAAGTGGAAAATCACGATGGACAAAGAGTTGTACATCCAGAACAACCCTAGGAAAACATGGTCCCAACCAGATACCTGGCAGGTACCCCCCCGACCGGGGCCGTCACAAGGGAAGCGGAAACCCAGTTCGCCCTTATCAGGAACCAGACGAGAGCTACGGGCATACAGCACGCCTTTCAGAAGAATCAACGCAGTTACGTGAATCGTGAAGGCATGAATATGGTGAACCATGAAGTCTGCCGTGCCCAAAGTGATGGGCATCATGGCAACCTTGCCACCAACCGCCATGACGTCACCGCCAAAGGCAGGGCTTACACTGGCCATCACATTAGGAGCTGTTGATCCGACCGCTGCGGTATGCAGCCCCTGCACCCACTGAGCAAAAATCGGCTGCAGCTGAATAGCAGAATCAGAGAACATGTCCTGAGGACGACCCAGCGCCCGCATGGTGTCGTTGTGGATGTAGAGACCAAAGCTATGGAAGCCAAGGAAAATACAAACCCAATTCAAGTGAGAAATGATGGCATCGCGGGAGCGAAGCATGCGATCCAGGGCGTTGTCAAAGTTCACCTCAGGATCGTAGTCACGCACCATGAAGATAGCTGCGTGTGCTCCAGCACCCACAATGATGAAGCCACCAATCCACATATGGTGGGTAAAGAGGGATAACTGCGTGGGGTAATCCGTAGCGATGTATGGATACGGCGGCATGGCGTACATATGATGCGCCACGATGATGGTCAAGGAACCCAAGATCGCCAGGTTGACAGCTAGCTGTGCATGCCAAGAAGTCGTCAGGTTTTCGTAGAGACCATCATGACCTTTGCCACCAAACAGGAGTGGATCGCCCTTATGGCCTTCCAAGATCTCCTTCATGCTGTGGCCAATCCCCCAGTTGGTGCGGTACATATGACCCGCAACAATGAAGAGTACTGCCAAAGCCAGGTGGTGGTGAGCGGTATCCGACAGCCAAAGGCCACCGGTCACAGGGTTCAAGCCCCCCTTGAAGGTAAGGAAATCAGCGTAAGCAGACCAGTTGAGAGTAAAGAACGGGGTCAAGCCCTGGGCAAAGCTGGGATACAGCTCAGCCATTAGGCTTTTATCCAGAATGAACTCGTGAGGCAAAGGAATATCTTGCGGGGCAACGCCTGCATCCAACAACTTGTTGATGGGGAGCGAGACGTGAATTTGGTGACCAGCCCAGCCCAGACATCCCAAACCCAGCAACCCTGCTAGGTGATGGTTCATCATGGATTCCACGTTTTGGAACCACTCCAGCTTGGGAGCCTTCTTGTGGTAATGGAACCAACCAGCAAATAGCATCAGACCCGCCATGACGAGGCCGCCGATCGCGGTGCAGTAAAGCTGATAGCTGTTGGTGATTCCGGAAGCCCGCCACAGCTGGAAAAACCCAGAAGTGATCTGAATGCCCTGGAAACCACCTCCCACATCAGCGTTCAGGATTTCTTGGCCAAACACAGGCCAAACAACCTGAGCACTGGGCTTCATGGCGATGGGGTCAGCCATCCAGGCTTCATAGTTAGAAAAGCGAGCGCCATGGAAATACATGCCGCTCAACCAAATGAAAACGACGGCCAAATGGCCAAAATGCGCACTAAAAATCTTGCGCGAAATATCTTCTAAGTCACTGGTATGACTATCAAAGTCGTGAGCATCGGCATGGAGGTTCCAAATCCAGGTGGTGGTTTTGGGGCCTCGAGCGAGTGTCCGATCAAAATGCCCAGGTTTAGCCCACTTCTCAAAGGAAGTAGACACCGGATCTTTATCAACCGTAACTTTCACGCTTGCCGCTTGCTCGCGCGGGGTAGTTGTCATGGAGACTCTCCTCATCTCTAGACAAACGAGCAGTAGCAATTTGTTACTGTATTCCGACCCATTTAGAAGCCTAATGTACCGGTTCAGAAGAACTTAGACTGTATGGGATTCGGACTACAGCTGCTGTTGAGCATTATAGACTCCGATATTTCAGCCGCTAAAGGAAGATTAACAATATTTCAAATTTAGAAAACGGGCGCACTGCTTGACTTTCAGCCCTTATTGGGAGATGAAAAAGCAGTTAATGAATCGTATTATTAACAATCCTCAATCTTCGGCTTCAGCGATCCTTATTCTTCAAGGGTTATTTCCAGACTGTTTGTTAAGAAGCATTTATTTGGGTTTACAAGACTTGCCTTCTCTCATCTTTTTTGAACGGCATGACTAAGGTTGACGAAGCTAATTCCTAAAACCGCCTCAATTACCCAGATTGAAAACCCTTATTCATTGGGGTTGGAACATGACCGAGCAGGGATCGCGCTAAATAGACTTTCACTGTGTCTCAAGGTACGAGAGAATCTGAGACGGAAACACTGAAACGGGAGTGCAGGGGATGGTTGCTATGTTGCGAAGTGTAATCGCGCTATTAGTTATCCTCCTCGCGGTGGGGATAGCAAGCTGCGGGGGCGATCGCAATGTGCCAACGGTGCTGCTTGGGGGCGATGAAGCGACCTTTACCCGTAATCCTTTAATTGGAGCCCTCGCAGAGGTGTCTCCGCCAGAAAGCATTCAGCAGTTGAAGCCTTTTCTGGACGTTTACGAACCCCAAGTCCGCATTCTTTCCCCGGGAGACAACGACCTCCTAAAAGACACAACGGTTTCTGTTGAGCTACAGGTCCGAGACTTCCCGCTATATCAAAACGCTGAGTTGGGTTTGGGGCCTCATCTCCATCTATTTCTGGATGATCGCCCCTATCAGGAGGTCTATGACACAGATGACACCATTGTCTTTACTGACTTAGCACCTGGAACCCATACGTTGCGGGCTTTGGCCGCTCGCCCTTGGGGTGAAAGCTTTAAAAATGACGGTGCCTACGATCAGGTAACGTTTAGCGTTTTTGCGGAATCTCCTCAAAATAATCCTGACAATAGCCAAATCCTGCTGACCTATGGCCAACCCCAGGGTAGCTATGGGGCTGAGCCGATCATGCTAGATTTTTATCTCACTAACGCCCCCCTCCATTTAGTGGCAGAAAACGATGAGGCGATCGCCGACTGGCGTATCCGCTGCACGGTTAATGGCGAGTCTTTCATATTCGATCGCTGGCAGCCCATTTATCTCAAAGGCTTTCAACCTGGGAAAAACTGGGTGAAGTTAGAAATCATTGATGACAATGGCAACCTCATCAACAACGCCTTCAATACCGGTATTCGTCTGATTGAATACACCCCCGGTGGGGACGACGATTTGGCCAAGCTGATTCGCGGTGAGATTCCCCTCTCTGAGGCACGGCGTTTAGTTGATCCAAACTATGTACCTCCGACCCCTGTAGTTGAAGAAGAGCCCCCCTTCCCTGCCAATGAAGATGACTTAGAAGCAGAGCCCGAAATTGCACCCGAGCCTGCTGATGCCTCTGATGCTTTTGATGCCTCTGACGCTGCGGCTGAACCAGCTGCACCTGAACCGGCTGAACCTGAGCCTATGGAAACCGATACGGCAGATCAACCCCAAGACTTAGACGTAGAGCCCCCTTCAGATTCCACAGAGCCTGAACCCGATCAAGGGGACGCGACTCCTGAGGCAGCCGATGCTTTCTCGGATACTCCGATCGATCTACCCGAGGAGATTGAAACGAGCCTCCCGGAATCCCTGGAGGAGCTTACCCCGACTGCAGAGAGGTCTGATCTAGAAGGGCTCGACGAAACTACCGACCGGGAGGCTGCCGAACTAGATGGGCGCCCATCGGAGGAGAGCCTGCCCGATTTATCGGAACCGTCCTCATCCAATACCGTTCTAGAAACGCGCCCTCCCACGTCGGAGGAGTTGGATACTGCTGAAATCGACCGGTTAGAGTTGCTGGCCGAGGAAAAGCCTGTTCCTCAATCAGAATACGACGCCGCTCAACCCCCTGCGGGCAATTCAGAACACGGCTTACTAGAGCGGTTCCGGTCTCCAGAGGCTTCTGGTGTCATTTGAGCCCGCTTTGTATCAAAAGCTAGTCAGAATTCCCAGCTCCGGTGGAAAGCCCTGGCGGTTTCTAGCTGCCCCGACAGAAACCGGGAATCTCCAAATCACCTGGGCAACCTAAAGTCACATGCCGCTTGCCGATGTATGGGGGTAACCAGGGTGACAGACCCCAAATTACTGGCTCAAGCCAAACAAGGAGATGTAAGCGCGATCGCAGCGCTCCTCAACCAATCGTTTCAACCCCAGGGAATTTGGGCCCAGGTTGATCCTCAAGGAAGCGGGCTACGCATCATCCTAGAATCGACCCAAGCTCCAGATCCAGAGGTAACAGAGCGACGAATTCAAAGCGGGCTCGCGCGATTGCAGCCCCAAAACATTGCGGAACTCACAGTGTGGGGACGGGCTTTAGGCGAGACGCAGCCAGCGTGGGAACGACGTATTGTGCTAACCCCTGGCGCTGCTGCCTCATCGTCTCCTAAGGCAACCACTCCCCCGGCAAATAGACTGCCGCCGACAAATAAACTGTCGCAATCCGCCGCCACTCCAGTTCGCCGGGGCGATCGCCCGCGCCCTTCACCAGTCCCCCCCGCTAACCGAGCCAGGCTAACGCGATCGCCCCAGCGCCGTGTGACTCGAAAGCCCTTGGTTTTAAAAGGGTCAGACTTTGACCCCATGATGCTGGCCATCATCGGCTTCGTTGCCGTTTATGGCTTCTTTGGATCCCTCAACCCCAGCTACGATGGCCCCTTCATGTGGCTGCACCTGCCAAACCTGGCCATCCATGAAACCGGGCATCTGTTGTTTATGCCGTTCGGGCGGTTTCTGATGCTGCTGGGAGGCTCCGTGACCCAAATCGCCTTTCCGGCAGTTTTTACCGGCTACTTTTTTGTAAGCCGACAGTATTTTTCCAGCGCCCTGACGCTATTTTGGACGGGACAAAATTTTATGGACGTTGCCGTATACATTCGCGATGCCCCAGTACGTCTGTTGCCCCTAACGACAAACAACATTGACGCCCACGACTGGTGGCAACTGCTCAACATGATGGGGCTACTGAAGCAGGCTGGCCTGATTGCCAATATGGTGCATGGCATCGGCGTCCTGGTGTATATCGCCTCAGTAATTGCCGGGGTCTATTTTGCCTACCGACACCATCGGTTTAATCAGGAATAACGCTTTGCTTCGACTGCATGTCGCGATAGGGCTTTGTTCAGTTGAGTCCAGGACATCTTGGCCAAGACAGGGGCTAGGATTTGAGGGCTAGGGTGTACTTGATCAGCCTGCATACCCCATATTGACCTGAAGCGCTCGTTCAGAAATCATCCTATGGGGGCATCTCATTGACAGGGAAGCGATTCATCCAGGTGCTGGCCTGACGGGCATTCCGCCGGAGCTGTTCTGAGATATGAGGAACATGGGGAATTTGCGAGAGGAAGTCTAAAGTGCGCCGTGAGATTCTGACGATATCTCCCTCATCAAGACTGGTGTTGCTGCACAGGTCAGCCCAGTCGCCGCGATCGCTGTCTTTTTGAGACTTGCCTTTCGTATCAAACCCTTGAGGGGGGGCCATGTCTGCCGCCTGCCCCATTTCGACCCATCGTTCAACCAGACCAATCAGCTCAAGCTCCATCCAGACGGGGAACATGATGTGCTGCCGCCGCTGCTGTTGAAAGAGCGCGCGACGGGTTTGTCGCAAGCCTGCCAATGCTGATTCCACGGCGGGCGCAGGAGCATAGGCAGCCCAGGTATCAGGGCGCGTACTTTCGGTCACAAGGGCGGCACAGGCAGAAGCCAGCTGCGGGGGTGTGAGGGCGTCAAATTCTCCTGAAATTAGGGCTAACCCTAACCACAGCTCATTATCTCCGCGAATGGCGGCGGCCACTTCACCCAGCTCTGTGGGGCGATTTTCGTCTAAGCCGCCAAAGTGCGTCAGCACCGCCATAATGCTGACAAATTCTTGCCAGTAACGGTCTGAAGAGTTGGCCAAAGCTTCCTGGCGATCGCGCAGTTCCTCCTCAATGCGTTGAATCCGGCGATATTGTTTGAGCAGATTCTTGGGGTTACCAAACTCTCGGGCAGGGTGGGTGTTGAGACGTTCTTCAACGGATCGCAGCCGATCTAACTGCGCTTTAACTTCAGGCGCCACTTCTTCTAACGGCGGCGGTTGAGGAATGTGCTGGGCGATCGCCGCCGTTATGTCATTCCCTTTACGGTGTTGTCCCGGCTTATGGGGCATCTCCACCGGGGGAACCAAACTATCCACTGCGGTTAGTCGCGGATACTCGGCATGGAGACCCACCACATCTCCTGTTGTGACGACATACCAAGCATTGTTCTGGGTCAGGCAAATCAGATACGGAAACTGACCTGAACCCGGTACCTTCGTCACAATCACCGCCGGTAGGGGGGCACCCACCGGCACATTTTTGCCCTTAAGGGACACGATAGTGCCCGCGATCGCAAACGCTAAGGCAGTGCCCATGTCTCCTGTCAAAACCTCAGCCGCCTGCTGCTGCAAAATTTTGAGCAGGCGTTTTTCTTCTCGCAGGCGTTCTCGCAGCTTTTCATAGTCTGCTAAGACGGCTTCATCAAAGGCTTCAACCTGAGCGCGCTGGTGTTCAAGCTGGTCTTTTAGGGCATCAATAGCCGCCTGTTGCGGGGCCAAATGTAGATTGGCAAGATACTGCCCAAAACTGCGCTCAACCAGCGCCCGCGCTTCTTCTAAAGAGTGGGTTTGTAAAAGGTTCAGCACCATGCCGTAGCTGGGGGTGAACTGACTCACCAGCGGGTCAGGGCCAACGGTTGCCAGGTAAGCGGCTTCTTTCGCCCCTTCAAAGGGGGTCTCAGCTGTGACGACATAGCCTAATTCGTCCATGCCTCGACGCCCTGCCCGCCCTGACATTTGCAAAAATTCAGAGGCCATCAGTAACCGATGCCCCGTGTCCGTTCGCTTCGACAGGCTGGAAATCACCGTTGTGCGGGCAGGCATATTAATCCCTGCGGCCAGGGTTTCGGTGGCAAAGACAACTTTAATCAGCCCGTCTTGAAAGAGTTCTTCCACAAAGCCTTTCCAGGCAGGCAAAATGCCCGCATGGTGCGCTGCAATCCCGCGATAGAGGGGTTCTACCTGGCCTGCTCGGGCGGCTTCTGGATTCCATCCCAAAAATTCATCTATTTTCCGCTTCAGGAGGGCGGCTTCTTGTTCATTCACCAGGGGGAGGTTCGCCATTTCGGTAACGGCGCGATCGCAACCCCGACGACTAAAGATGAAGTAGATGGCAGGCAACATATTGCGCTGCTGTAGCTGCCCTACCACGTAGGGAATGTTTAACCCCTGCCGCTTGCCGCGTTGGGGAGACCCTTGCCGCCGTCGCTGCTTGAGGCGGGGGTTAATCTTTTTCTGACTGCTATCCAGTAAAGGAAACAGCCCTTTGCTGTTGCAGTAGTGAAACTCTAGGGGAACAGGACGAAAATCTGAATAAATCAACTCGGTGGGGCCGTGAACCTTGCTCAGCCAATCGGTCAGCTGATCGCTGTTTTCAACGGTGGCCGACAGCCCCAAAAGTTGAATCTCAGGGGGGCAATAGATAATAGACTCTTCCCAAACGGTGCCGCGCTGGCGATCGTTCATGTAGTGGCATTCATCAAGTACGACCGCTTCGACATCTTGCAGGGAGGTTCCCACCTCCCCAATGCGGGTGCCGTACAGCATATTGCGGAAAATCTCGGTCGTCATCACCACCACGGGGGCATTGCGGTTGATGGCGATATCGCCTGTCAGCATGCCGACATTGTCGAACCCAAACTGCTCTCGAAAGTCGCGCAGCTTCTGATTAGAGAGGGCTTTCAAAGGTGTTGTGTAAAATACCCGCTTCTGCTGATCAAGCGCCCGGTAGATTGCATATTCCCCAATCAGTGTTTTGCCAGACCCGGTCGGGGCACAGACGACGACTGATTTACCTTCATTCAAAGCGGTGATGGCTTCTTGTTGGAAGGTATCAAGTTGAAAGGGAAAGAGCGTCTCCAGATCGAGCACTGGACTGCCTACACATGACTAACTGAACACCGTTCATTCTAGTGTGTCTTAGGAAATTGCCTC is drawn from Leptolyngbya sp. SIO1E4 and contains these coding sequences:
- the psaA gene encoding photosystem I core protein PsaA; translated protein: MTTTPREQAASVKVTVDKDPVSTSFEKWAKPGHFDRTLARGPKTTTWIWNLHADAHDFDSHTSDLEDISRKIFSAHFGHLAVVFIWLSGMYFHGARFSNYEAWMADPIAMKPSAQVVWPVFGQEILNADVGGGFQGIQITSGFFQLWRASGITNSYQLYCTAIGGLVMAGLMLFAGWFHYHKKAPKLEWFQNVESMMNHHLAGLLGLGCLGWAGHQIHVSLPINKLLDAGVAPQDIPLPHEFILDKSLMAELYPSFAQGLTPFFTLNWSAYADFLTFKGGLNPVTGGLWLSDTAHHHLALAVLFIVAGHMYRTNWGIGHSMKEILEGHKGDPLLFGGKGHDGLYENLTTSWHAQLAVNLAILGSLTIIVAHHMYAMPPYPYIATDYPTQLSLFTHHMWIGGFIIVGAGAHAAIFMVRDYDPEVNFDNALDRMLRSRDAIISHLNWVCIFLGFHSFGLYIHNDTMRALGRPQDMFSDSAIQLQPIFAQWVQGLHTAAVGSTAPNVMASVSPAFGGDVMAVGGKVAMMPITLGTADFMVHHIHAFTIHVTALILLKGVLYARSSRLVPDKGELGFRFPCDGPGRGGTCQVSGWDHVFLGLFWMYNSLSIVIFHFSWKMQSDVWGTVSDSGAVSHITAGNFATSAITINGWLRDFLWAQASQVIGSYGSALSAYGLLFLGAHFVWAFSLMFLFSGRGYWQELIESIVWAHNKLKVAPAIQPRALSITQGRAVGVAHYLLGGIVTTWAFFLARIIAVG
- a CDS encoding DEAD/DEAH box helicase; protein product: MLDLETLFPFQLDTFQQEAITALNEGKSVVVCAPTGSGKTLIGEYAIYRALDQQKRVFYTTPLKALSNQKLRDFREQFGFDNVGMLTGDIAINRNAPVVVMTTEIFRNMLYGTRIGEVGTSLQDVEAVVLDECHYMNDRQRGTVWEESIIYCPPEIQLLGLSATVENSDQLTDWLSKVHGPTELIYSDFRPVPLEFHYCNSKGLFPLLDSSQKKINPRLKQRRRQGSPQRGKRQGLNIPYVVGQLQQRNMLPAIYFIFSRRGCDRAVTEMANLPLVNEQEAALLKRKIDEFLGWNPEAARAGQVEPLYRGIAAHHAGILPAWKGFVEELFQDGLIKVVFATETLAAGINMPARTTVISSLSKRTDTGHRLLMASEFLQMSGRAGRRGMDELGYVVTAETPFEGAKEAAYLATVGPDPLVSQFTPSYGMVLNLLQTHSLEEARALVERSFGQYLANLHLAPQQAAIDALKDQLEHQRAQVEAFDEAVLADYEKLRERLREEKRLLKILQQQAAEVLTGDMGTALAFAIAGTIVSLKGKNVPVGAPLPAVIVTKVPGSGQFPYLICLTQNNAWYVVTTGDVVGLHAEYPRLTAVDSLVPPVEMPHKPGQHRKGNDITAAIAQHIPQPPPLEEVAPEVKAQLDRLRSVEERLNTHPAREFGNPKNLLKQYRRIQRIEEELRDRQEALANSSDRYWQEFVSIMAVLTHFGGLDENRPTELGEVAAAIRGDNELWLGLALISGEFDALTPPQLASACAALVTESTRPDTWAAYAPAPAVESALAGLRQTRRALFQQQRRQHIMFPVWMELELIGLVERWVEMGQAADMAPPQGFDTKGKSQKDSDRGDWADLCSNTSLDEGDIVRISRRTLDFLSQIPHVPHISEQLRRNARQASTWMNRFPVNEMPP